In a genomic window of Nostoc sp. UHCC 0870:
- a CDS encoding lysophospholipid acyltransferase family protein has product MSRTREPFISLALYHAFKWSVVSPMLHAYFRGRIYGVENVPQSGPVVVVSNHASYFDPPIVSNCVARPVAYMAKEELFDVPVLAQAIKLYGAYPVSRGSADRNAIRAALEYLENGWAVGVFLEGTRTPDGRISDPKRGAALLAAKAKAPILPVCLWGSEKILQPGSSLPRAVPLTVRIGNLIDTPSSTNKEELERITQKCTAVINQMHDLGR; this is encoded by the coding sequence ATGTCTCGAACTCGTGAACCGTTTATTAGTCTAGCTCTTTACCATGCTTTCAAGTGGTCGGTAGTCAGTCCGATGCTTCATGCTTACTTTCGGGGACGGATTTATGGGGTGGAAAATGTTCCTCAATCTGGGCCTGTAGTTGTTGTAAGTAATCATGCTAGTTACTTTGACCCGCCAATTGTCTCCAATTGTGTTGCGCGTCCAGTAGCATACATGGCTAAAGAAGAATTATTTGATGTCCCAGTTTTGGCACAAGCTATTAAATTGTATGGTGCTTACCCAGTCAGTCGCGGAAGTGCCGATCGCAATGCTATCCGCGCAGCTCTAGAATATTTGGAAAATGGCTGGGCTGTTGGCGTATTCTTAGAAGGAACTCGTACACCCGATGGTCGAATTAGCGACCCTAAACGCGGCGCAGCACTGTTAGCTGCTAAGGCAAAAGCCCCCATATTACCTGTATGTTTGTGGGGTTCGGAGAAGATTTTACAACCAGGCTCATCTTTACCGCGTGCAGTTCCCCTGACGGTCAGAATTGGTAATTTAATTGATACCCCCAGTTCTACCAATAAAGAAGAGTTGGAACGCATAACACAAAAATGTACCGCCGTCATTAACCAAATGCACGATTTAGGGCGTTGA
- the fabD gene encoding ACP S-malonyltransferase has protein sequence MTKTAWVFPGQGSQTLGMGTDLLDIPMAKAKFDQAEAILGWSVTDICQNEEEKLSKTLYTQPCLYVLESILADLIREKGHEPDLVAGHSLGEYIALYVAGVFEWSAGLELVKRRAELMDSAEGGMMVALMKFDREQLEKVIAETPDVVLANDNSPAQVVISGTTEAVQTVISLVKAKRAIPLKVSGAFHSHLMANVADEFQKILDAVEFQSATVPVLSNVEPLPSVDATILKQRLSQQMTSSVRWREIALQLPVNNIEKVVEIGPGNVLTGLINRTTTDLILENVRNAAELPN, from the coding sequence ATGACTAAAACTGCATGGGTGTTTCCCGGACAAGGTTCTCAAACACTAGGAATGGGGACAGACTTATTAGATATACCAATGGCTAAAGCCAAGTTTGACCAAGCTGAGGCAATCTTAGGCTGGTCTGTGACAGACATCTGCCAAAACGAAGAAGAAAAGTTATCAAAGACACTCTACACTCAGCCTTGTCTTTATGTATTAGAAAGTATCCTAGCTGACCTCATCCGGGAAAAAGGACACGAGCCAGATTTAGTTGCTGGGCACAGTTTGGGAGAATACATTGCCCTTTACGTTGCGGGTGTGTTTGAGTGGTCAGCCGGATTAGAGCTAGTCAAGCGACGCGCCGAACTGATGGATAGTGCCGAAGGTGGAATGATGGTAGCTTTGATGAAGTTTGACCGCGAACAATTAGAAAAAGTTATTGCCGAAACGCCTGATGTAGTGTTAGCAAATGATAACAGTCCAGCACAGGTAGTCATTTCCGGCACTACAGAGGCAGTACAAACAGTCATTTCTCTAGTTAAAGCTAAACGCGCCATCCCCCTGAAAGTTTCGGGAGCATTTCACTCACATTTAATGGCAAATGTAGCAGATGAGTTTCAAAAAATTCTCGACGCTGTAGAATTTCAATCAGCGACAGTACCAGTTTTATCTAATGTTGAGCCATTACCCAGCGTTGATGCCACAATTTTAAAGCAACGCCTCAGCCAACAAATGACAAGTTCAGTACGCTGGCGAGAAATCGCTTTACAACTACCAGTCAACAATATTGAAAAAGTAGTCGAAATCGGCCCCGGTAACGTCCTAACTGGTTTGATTAATCGCACCACAACTGATTTAATCTTAGAAAACGTCCGTAACGCGGCTGAATTACCAAACTAG
- a CDS encoding beta-ketoacyl-ACP synthase 3 — protein MQNLGIAIIGSGSAVPATSLHNQELTQLVETSDEWITTRTGIRQRRLANSTDSLSSLATAASIQAIASAGITPGDLDLILLATSTPEDLFGSACKIQAALGATQAVAFDLTAACSGFVFGLVTAAQYIRTGAYRNVLLIGADILSRWVDWQDRRTCVLFGDGAGAVVMQANDSDRLLGFALKSDGTQNHYLNLAYQGTPQEIIPGVNVTQGTYQPITMNGKEVYRFAAQKVPEIIDKALFAANLTVDQIDWLLLHQANQRILDTVAQRLNIPDHKVISNLANYGNTSAASIPIALDEAVREGKIKTNDIIAASGFGAGLTWGAAIFQWGK, from the coding sequence GTGCAAAACTTAGGTATAGCAATAATAGGAAGTGGTTCGGCAGTACCAGCAACTTCCCTTCACAATCAAGAACTCACCCAACTGGTGGAAACATCAGATGAGTGGATTACTACCAGAACAGGAATTAGACAGCGACGTTTAGCAAATTCCACAGATTCCTTAAGTAGTCTGGCTACTGCTGCAAGCATTCAAGCGATCGCCTCGGCGGGAATTACACCAGGTGATTTAGATTTAATATTGCTGGCAACTTCCACCCCAGAGGACTTATTTGGTAGTGCCTGTAAAATTCAAGCTGCGTTAGGTGCAACCCAAGCAGTAGCTTTTGACCTGACAGCAGCTTGCTCTGGCTTTGTCTTTGGGCTAGTCACAGCCGCCCAATATATTAGAACAGGCGCATATCGGAATGTACTCTTAATCGGGGCAGATATCCTCTCTCGTTGGGTAGATTGGCAAGATAGGCGCACTTGCGTATTGTTTGGTGATGGGGCAGGGGCAGTTGTTATGCAAGCCAATGATAGCGATCGCCTATTAGGATTTGCCCTCAAAAGTGACGGTACTCAAAACCACTACCTCAACTTGGCTTATCAAGGTACTCCCCAAGAAATCATCCCCGGCGTAAATGTTACTCAAGGCACTTATCAACCCATCACGATGAATGGTAAAGAAGTTTACCGTTTTGCCGCCCAAAAAGTGCCAGAAATCATTGATAAAGCATTATTCGCCGCTAACCTCACTGTTGACCAAATAGATTGGCTGTTACTACATCAAGCCAATCAACGTATCCTTGATACCGTTGCCCAACGGCTGAATATTCCTGACCACAAAGTAATCAGTAATTTGGCTAATTACGGTAATACCTCCGCCGCCTCCATCCCCATTGCTTTAGATGAAGCCGTGCGGGAAGGTAAAATAAAAACTAATGACATAATTGCTGCATCCGGCTTTGGAGCAGGTTTAACCTGGGGGGCAGCAATTTTCCAATGGGGTAAGTAA
- the plsX gene encoding phosphate acyltransferase PlsX gives MGSTGVRIAIDAMGGDHAPGEIVTGAVRASEELGVKVLLVGDPQQIKAALPPKTNLEGVEIIPAEDAIAMDEEPLNAVRRKRKASINVAMDLVKQQKADAVFSAGHSGAAMASALLRLGRLPGVDRPAIGTVFPTIKAGKPVLILDVGANVDCRPKFLEQFAVVGSIYSQYALGTNEPKVGLLNIGEEDTKGNELALRTHELLRENPYINFIGNAEGRDVLSGEFDVIVCDGFVGNILLKFAEAIGGVILQILREELPQGLHGQIGTALLRPNLKRIKQRMDHAEHGGALLLGVSGVCLIGHGSSQAPSVFNAIRMAKEAVDNKVMQQLQSQYEMLQSESS, from the coding sequence ATGGGATCGACTGGCGTGCGGATAGCAATTGACGCAATGGGAGGGGATCATGCTCCCGGTGAAATCGTTACTGGCGCGGTGCGAGCCAGTGAAGAATTAGGTGTGAAAGTTTTGTTAGTGGGTGATCCCCAACAAATCAAAGCTGCCTTGCCTCCAAAAACCAATTTGGAAGGAGTGGAAATCATTCCGGCTGAGGATGCGATCGCAATGGATGAAGAGCCTTTGAATGCGGTCAGACGCAAACGTAAGGCTTCTATTAATGTGGCGATGGATTTGGTGAAGCAGCAAAAGGCAGACGCGGTATTCTCGGCTGGTCATTCTGGGGCAGCTATGGCCTCAGCTTTACTTCGTCTGGGAAGATTGCCAGGGGTTGACCGTCCAGCTATTGGTACAGTGTTTCCCACCATTAAAGCGGGTAAACCAGTCTTAATACTTGATGTCGGCGCAAACGTAGATTGTCGTCCCAAGTTTTTAGAACAGTTTGCCGTGGTGGGTTCGATTTATAGCCAATATGCTCTAGGTACAAACGAACCCAAAGTAGGTTTGTTGAATATTGGCGAAGAAGATACCAAAGGCAATGAGTTAGCCTTGCGGACTCACGAACTGTTGCGGGAAAATCCTTACATCAACTTTATTGGTAATGCTGAAGGACGAGATGTACTTTCCGGCGAATTTGATGTGATTGTCTGTGATGGCTTTGTCGGCAATATCTTACTCAAATTTGCTGAAGCCATCGGCGGGGTAATCTTGCAAATCTTACGGGAAGAATTACCCCAAGGATTGCACGGTCAAATTGGGACAGCTCTTTTAAGACCCAACCTCAAACGCATTAAGCAGCGCATGGATCACGCCGAACATGGTGGTGCTTTGCTGTTAGGGGTTTCAGGAGTTTGTTTAATCGGTCATGGTAGTTCTCAAGCACCTTCAGTTTTTAACGCCATTCGCATGGCTAAAGAAGCTGTAGACAACAAAGTAATGCAACAACTGCAATCCCAATATGAGATGCTACAGAGTGAGAGTAGTTAG
- a CDS encoding leucyl aminopeptidase: MTIQLSDKPLLEWAGDTLAIALFEEAVELTGELATLDEKLSGILKEIIAEEEFTGKANSTIFSRVSGASPVKKIILVGLGKADNLKLETLRRTAAVVGKVAKKQKSKVLGFSFPLWNNDPAASLQALAEGVQLGLYQDNRFKSDPEDKASRVETIEFLGFAGQEAAITKANQIVSGVILARELVAAPANSVTPITMAEIAQQIAQDHGLQIEILEQADCKKLGMGAFLGVAQASDLPPKFIHLTYKPEGTPKRKLGIVGKGLTFDSGGLNIKGAGSGIETMKIDMGGAAATLGAAKAIAQLKPDAEVHFISAVTENMISGKAMHPGDILTASNGKTIEVNNTDAEGRLTLADALVFTDKLGLDAIVDLATLTGACVIALGDDIAGLYTPDHALATQLEQASESSGEKIWRMPMEEKYFDGLKSGIADMKNTGPRPGGSITASLFLKQFVKDTAWAHLDIAGPVWADKDNGYNSTGATGFGVRMLVNWVLEN; this comes from the coding sequence ATGACAATTCAACTAAGTGACAAGCCCTTGCTAGAGTGGGCAGGAGATACCCTTGCGATCGCATTATTTGAAGAAGCAGTAGAGTTAACCGGGGAACTGGCAACATTAGATGAGAAGTTGTCCGGCATTTTAAAAGAAATAATTGCCGAAGAAGAATTTACAGGCAAAGCCAACAGCACCATTTTTAGTCGTGTCAGTGGTGCTAGCCCAGTCAAAAAAATTATTTTAGTGGGTTTAGGCAAAGCCGATAATCTCAAATTAGAAACCCTCAGACGTACAGCTGCTGTGGTAGGGAAAGTCGCCAAAAAACAAAAAAGCAAAGTTTTAGGCTTTAGTTTCCCCTTGTGGAATAATGATCCAGCCGCCTCTTTACAAGCACTGGCCGAAGGTGTGCAACTAGGACTTTACCAAGATAATCGCTTTAAATCAGATCCAGAAGATAAAGCTTCAAGAGTCGAAACCATCGAATTTCTAGGATTTGCTGGACAAGAAGCCGCAATTACCAAAGCCAACCAAATCGTTTCCGGGGTCATCTTGGCAAGGGAATTAGTAGCAGCACCAGCCAACAGCGTTACACCCATTACGATGGCAGAAATTGCCCAACAAATTGCCCAAGACCACGGGTTGCAAATCGAAATTTTGGAACAAGCAGACTGTAAAAAATTAGGCATGGGTGCTTTTTTGGGAGTTGCCCAAGCTTCTGATTTACCACCAAAATTTATTCACTTGACATATAAACCAGAAGGTACACCCAAACGCAAACTAGGAATTGTTGGTAAAGGCTTAACCTTCGATTCCGGTGGACTCAACATTAAAGGTGCTGGTAGCGGTATCGAAACCATGAAAATCGATATGGGTGGTGCAGCCGCTACGTTAGGTGCAGCCAAAGCGATCGCTCAACTCAAACCAGACGCAGAAGTTCACTTTATCTCGGCTGTGACTGAAAACATGATTAGCGGTAAAGCCATGCACCCAGGAGACATCCTGACAGCATCTAACGGTAAAACAATCGAAGTGAATAACACCGACGCTGAAGGACGTTTAACTCTTGCAGATGCCTTAGTTTTTACCGACAAATTAGGATTAGATGCGATCGTCGATTTAGCTACCCTGACTGGTGCTTGTGTCATTGCCTTGGGTGATGACATAGCCGGGCTATATACTCCAGATCATGCTTTAGCGACCCAGCTAGAACAAGCTTCGGAAAGCTCAGGTGAAAAAATTTGGCGGATGCCAATGGAAGAAAAATATTTTGACGGGCTTAAATCTGGTATCGCGGACATGAAAAACACCGGGCCACGTCCTGGTGGTTCAATCACAGCCTCTTTGTTCCTCAAACAGTTTGTCAAAGATACTGCCTGGGCGCACTTAGATATTGCCGGGCCAGTGTGGGCAGATAAAGACAATGGCTATAACAGCACCGGTGCAACAGGCTTCGGTGTAAGAATGCTGGTTAATTGGGTACTGGAGAACTAG
- a CDS encoding Uma2 family endonuclease, translating to MTQALSPKQRAEVFYPSSDGEPVAESYAHLCVLLATLEVLRQYLQGQQATVLANQFLYYAQGFPKLRVAPDVMVIFNVAPGGRDNYKVWEEGEVPSVIFEMTSAGTKNQDLEFKKTLYEQLGVKEYWLFDPKGEWVKGQLQGYRLRQDIYELITDNRSEPLGLRLQVEGELIGFYQEDTGEKLLNPTEQAQALREAQQQVDMLKQRLRSLGIDPEQIE from the coding sequence GTGACTCAAGCTCTATCCCCTAAACAAAGGGCAGAAGTGTTCTATCCTAGTTCTGACGGTGAACCTGTGGCAGAAAGTTATGCCCACCTGTGCGTTTTGCTGGCAACTCTAGAAGTTCTGCGCCAGTATTTACAAGGACAACAGGCAACAGTCCTGGCTAATCAGTTTCTCTACTATGCTCAGGGTTTCCCTAAGTTGCGAGTTGCGCCAGATGTGATGGTGATTTTTAATGTCGCGCCTGGTGGTCGAGATAATTACAAAGTCTGGGAAGAAGGGGAAGTTCCATCTGTCATTTTTGAGATGACTTCAGCCGGGACGAAAAATCAGGATCTGGAATTTAAGAAGACTTTGTACGAGCAATTGGGAGTCAAGGAATACTGGCTATTTGACCCCAAAGGTGAATGGGTGAAGGGACAGTTACAAGGCTATCGGTTACGGCAAGATATATATGAATTGATTACAGACAATCGCAGTGAACCTTTGGGGTTGCGGTTGCAAGTGGAAGGAGAATTGATCGGTTTTTATCAGGAAGATACAGGTGAAAAGTTACTGAATCCCACAGAACAGGCGCAAGCACTACGAGAAGCACAGCAGCAGGTAGATATGTTGAAGCAACGTTTGCGATCGCTGGGTATTGATCCTGAGCAAATCGAATAA
- a CDS encoding EcsC family protein, which translates to MPDESQSTKKDINQLVDSPTNQKQLSLIDTAVGVGTATVKTTHNLFEKATQITGKIINHIEQNWLIRRISGFLNLNWLIGASDSVDLEKAETAVKKIQQKNPQESPRQIAHRIMMEKAAKAGGIGLASSILPGVATALLAIDLAATIKLQTEMLYQIAAAYGLDLKDSSRKGELLTIFGLGLGGNRLLKAAGLVLLRNVPFAGAAIAASANATMSYSLGYAACRFYEAKLDESVSLESPQTIATLKAESEKYLETAIAQQAIMDKILVRMILASHPEKTWQEILPQLQAANLSPTSISAIEKNIKSPQPLDQLLNQLDRDFAIPLLAQCQRIARLDNQTIAVEQEIMTAIAKKFDIN; encoded by the coding sequence ATGCCAGACGAATCGCAATCAACAAAAAAAGATATCAACCAATTAGTTGATTCACCCACAAATCAAAAGCAACTATCTTTGATAGATACAGCAGTGGGAGTAGGAACAGCAACCGTAAAAACCACCCATAATTTATTTGAAAAAGCAACTCAAATCACCGGCAAAATCATCAATCATATTGAGCAAAATTGGTTGATTAGAAGAATATCAGGCTTTTTAAATCTCAATTGGCTGATTGGTGCTAGTGATAGTGTTGATTTAGAAAAAGCAGAAACTGCGGTTAAAAAAATCCAGCAGAAAAATCCCCAAGAATCCCCCAGGCAAATAGCCCATCGTATCATGATGGAAAAAGCCGCGAAAGCAGGGGGGATTGGGTTAGCGAGTAGTATTTTGCCAGGAGTAGCCACTGCACTGTTAGCAATTGACTTAGCAGCGACAATTAAATTGCAGACAGAAATGCTCTATCAAATTGCTGCTGCCTATGGCTTAGATTTAAAAGATTCTAGCCGCAAAGGTGAACTGTTAACAATTTTTGGTTTAGGCTTGGGAGGGAATCGCCTCCTGAAAGCAGCCGGATTAGTTTTATTGCGAAACGTCCCCTTTGCGGGAGCAGCGATCGCAGCTAGTGCCAATGCCACCATGAGTTATTCTCTAGGATATGCCGCTTGTCGTTTTTACGAAGCCAAACTAGATGAATCCGTTTCACTAGAATCACCGCAAACAATAGCAACCTTAAAAGCAGAAAGCGAAAAATATTTAGAAACTGCGATCGCTCAACAAGCCATCATGGATAAAATATTAGTCCGCATGATTTTAGCCAGTCACCCCGAAAAAACTTGGCAAGAAATCTTACCCCAACTACAAGCCGCCAACCTCAGTCCAACTTCCATCTCAGCCATTGAGAAAAATATCAAATCACCCCAACCCTTAGATCAGCTACTCAACCAACTAGATCGGGATTTTGCCATACCTTTACTAGCGCAGTGCCAAAGAATTGCCCGACTAGACAATCAGACTATAGCAGTAGAGCAAGAAATTATGACTGCGATCGCTAAAAAATTTGATATTAATTAG
- a CDS encoding alpha/beta fold hydrolase: MPEVELKPCFLTPRQVKPEYPLFVYLPGMDGTGQLLRSQTAGLEVGFDVRCLAIPRQDLTTWEALTSNVLDLIHAELEKSSQRSVYLCGESFGGCLAMKVATQAPQLFKRIILINPASAFGLRPWLDWTSQLMYLVPGCFYDVGALGLLPFLASLPRISRNVRHELLKTMRSVPSETVNWRVSMLREFKIDEDKLRSLQQAVLLIAGASDRLLPSVSEIQRLGNIIPNSKKLILPESGHACLLEQDINLYKILESHNFLEIKNLSSNIPFTMDVKTAYKIQNEAKYQ; this comes from the coding sequence ATGCCAGAAGTTGAACTAAAGCCGTGTTTTCTCACACCTAGACAAGTCAAGCCAGAATACCCGCTATTTGTGTATTTACCGGGAATGGATGGAACAGGTCAACTATTGCGATCGCAAACAGCAGGACTAGAAGTAGGCTTTGATGTCCGGTGTTTGGCAATCCCCCGTCAAGACTTGACTACATGGGAAGCACTCACCAGTAACGTATTAGACTTAATCCATGCGGAATTAGAGAAAAGTTCCCAAAGGTCAGTTTATTTATGTGGTGAGTCCTTTGGCGGTTGCTTGGCGATGAAAGTAGCAACCCAAGCCCCACAATTATTTAAACGCATCATTCTAATTAACCCAGCATCCGCCTTTGGACTCAGACCTTGGTTAGATTGGACATCGCAACTAATGTACTTAGTCCCAGGATGTTTTTATGATGTCGGCGCATTAGGTTTGTTACCATTTTTAGCGTCTTTACCCCGAATCTCGCGGAATGTCAGACATGAACTGCTAAAAACCATGCGTTCTGTACCATCAGAAACAGTGAATTGGCGAGTATCCATGTTGAGGGAATTTAAAATTGATGAAGATAAGTTGCGTTCTCTTCAACAAGCAGTTTTATTAATTGCCGGTGCTAGCGATCGCCTTTTACCTTCCGTTAGCGAAATCCAACGCCTAGGCAACATCATACCCAATAGTAAAAAATTAATTTTACCCGAAAGTGGACACGCCTGCTTATTAGAGCAAGATATCAATCTCTATAAAATTCTTGAGTCTCATAACTTTTTAGAGATCAAAAACCTTTCAAGCAATATACCATTCACTATGGACGTGAAAACAGCATACAAAATTCAAAATGAAGCCAAATATCAATAA